Proteins encoded within one genomic window of Prosthecobacter fusiformis:
- a CDS encoding S16 family serine protease encodes MKITVPLPWKYLAACYGLISIFSSLPAQGQVAIYKPLVFGQESFLVNSSLRLPAGSYLGSGIVTLKPENNQRSSFEISDSTTIEAAKLVVHEGAQLRVRGAVLRSCQIYAEPGAEVIIESSALDKCEIGGSTSRTGRPTSFRMTNCILQACAWTAPGNALGLEMMDCRVSDQFSTSHLLRMAVGGENTPVTLARRPTIRYTKFINCAIHPTLMLTLSQVTIENCKSISGGGPILFGEVGDTNPEVMLPVRWVNNDPPAPPKIGGGVGLQMILEPISGGCTLTAQTLDGQLMLEGMANATPKPLREALPASVTNGDMATKKDETPLPTPADKPAASTVKLKQAHVNGLLVMPLESGQEAGEVTRMNITAVPGGSSLRFTQSVGEDMDVALREVRKFLDLRHQMPTNMDLEIAFEEKYSDKDGPSAAVACALLVEAVITGKPWDPTFAVTGDMNADGSVQPIGGVAAKLRGATRGSCKIVAVPAKNERAVSDVLVMDGPAPLIAIHIFALEQFDQAVSLASVERPVPLQQGMSEFEVIKSVLMRDPRQAAAILRTPQAVARLQSVLEKAPNSLSAKYLLAYGQGRGPTTLSLSGSLEAADTNALGLVNSIQNDFKGTVSTLKQDELGGTLNRLRNLRPRLDQRVWAYVDALVDYGELVRTEVLNPSRTYAKFNELAYRARQAAALVVSSKKALMTDPGVREDLGL; translated from the coding sequence ATGAAAATCACTGTGCCCTTACCCTGGAAATACTTGGCCGCATGTTACGGGTTGATCAGCATTTTCTCGTCACTGCCTGCCCAGGGGCAGGTGGCTATCTATAAGCCATTGGTATTCGGCCAGGAGTCTTTCCTGGTCAATAGCTCACTGCGCCTGCCAGCAGGTTCATATCTGGGATCAGGCATTGTCACGCTCAAGCCGGAGAACAATCAACGATCCAGCTTTGAGATCTCTGATTCCACCACCATCGAAGCGGCCAAGCTGGTGGTTCATGAGGGGGCTCAATTGCGCGTGCGTGGTGCCGTACTGAGAAGCTGCCAGATTTATGCCGAGCCAGGGGCCGAAGTGATCATTGAATCCTCTGCTCTAGACAAATGTGAGATCGGCGGCAGCACCTCCCGCACAGGCAGGCCGACCTCGTTCCGAATGACCAATTGCATCCTCCAGGCCTGCGCGTGGACAGCACCCGGCAACGCTTTGGGGTTGGAAATGATGGACTGCCGGGTGAGTGACCAGTTTTCGACCAGCCATCTCCTAAGAATGGCCGTGGGTGGAGAAAACACGCCCGTCACCCTGGCCCGGCGGCCCACCATCCGTTACACGAAGTTCATCAACTGTGCGATTCATCCGACTTTGATGCTGACCCTTTCCCAGGTCACCATCGAAAACTGCAAAAGCATTTCTGGAGGCGGCCCGATCCTCTTTGGGGAGGTTGGGGATACAAATCCAGAGGTCATGCTGCCGGTACGCTGGGTGAACAATGATCCACCAGCACCCCCCAAAATTGGTGGCGGGGTGGGCCTCCAGATGATCTTGGAGCCGATCTCTGGCGGCTGCACACTCACCGCGCAGACCCTGGATGGCCAACTGATGCTGGAGGGCATGGCAAATGCTACCCCCAAACCTTTGCGCGAAGCCCTGCCTGCCTCTGTGACGAACGGGGATATGGCGACCAAGAAGGACGAAACTCCGCTGCCCACTCCGGCGGACAAGCCTGCGGCCAGCACCGTCAAACTCAAACAGGCACATGTAAATGGCCTCCTGGTCATGCCCTTGGAAAGCGGACAGGAAGCCGGGGAAGTGACCCGGATGAACATTACAGCCGTACCAGGAGGCTCTTCCCTTCGCTTCACCCAATCTGTGGGGGAGGACATGGACGTCGCCTTGCGTGAGGTGCGCAAATTTTTGGACCTGCGGCATCAAATGCCCACGAATATGGATTTAGAAATCGCCTTTGAAGAGAAATATTCCGACAAGGATGGTCCCTCCGCCGCAGTCGCCTGCGCCCTGCTTGTGGAGGCGGTCATCACAGGCAAACCCTGGGATCCCACTTTCGCGGTCACCGGGGATATGAATGCGGATGGCTCCGTGCAGCCTATCGGCGGTGTAGCGGCCAAGCTGCGGGGAGCGACACGCGGCTCATGCAAAATCGTGGCCGTGCCTGCCAAAAACGAGCGGGCCGTTTCCGACGTCCTGGTGATGGATGGTCCCGCACCCCTCATTGCGATCCATATCTTCGCGCTTGAGCAGTTCGATCAAGCCGTAAGTCTGGCCAGTGTGGAGCGACCTGTTCCCCTCCAACAAGGAATGTCGGAATTTGAAGTGATTAAATCCGTGCTGATGCGAGACCCACGTCAGGCAGCCGCCATTTTGCGTACACCGCAAGCAGTGGCCCGGCTGCAATCCGTTTTGGAAAAAGCGCCCAACAGCCTCTCGGCCAAATATCTGCTGGCATATGGCCAGGGCCGGGGGCCGACCACCCTTTCCCTGAGCGGCTCCCTGGAAGCAGCGGATACCAATGCTCTGGGCTTGGTGAACTCTATCCAAAATGATTTCAAAGGCACGGTCAGCACCCTGAAGCAGGATGAACTGGGGGGCACGCTCAACCGCCTGAGAAATCTGCGGCCACGGCTGGACCAGCGCGTATGGGCTTATGTGGACGCTCTGGTGGACTATGGGGAACTCGTCCGGACGGAAGTGCTGAATCCTTCCCGCACGTATGCCAAATTCAATGAACTGGCTTACCGGGCCCGTCAGGCGGCCGCTCTTGTGGTTTCCTCTAAAAAAGCTCTGATGACGGATCCAGGGGTGCGTGAAGACCTGGGGCTGTAA
- a CDS encoding FAD-dependent oxidoreductase: protein MRILTLALLLATSLQAADLETDVCIYGATPGGVAAAVSAARSGSEVILIEPTARIGGLLTSGLSHTDFHSLESLTGSFLEFSQQVKAHYIKTYGAESEQVKASFEGTFGEPKVNLLILEQMLKDPRITIHRSTVLTSVQTQGEKVEAAEFKAGNETLKVQAKVFIDGSYEGDLMAKAGVKYHVGREGQDQYGESLAPEKGDSELQAYNFRFCATDDPANVVPITAPKGYKREDFLPVLDFLKPGVIDRVFGYPSKCIVKAQTPALPNNKYDLNDVSRGLVRLSMPGHNLAWPEGDEAARQAIFEEHVRYNVGLLYFLINDEAVPAHIQQPAKAWGWCKDEFTETDHLPPQLYVREARRMTGQHVYVQQDSEHAKDDARAKLFTASIAMGDYGNNCHGTSHEGPQIGGKHGGELYNPVPPYQIPYGALLPKERSNLLVPVAVSSSHVGFCALRLEPIWMSLGQAAGHAAAMAAQSGQPVQEVSVPALQAKLHQDKSATIYVADVLPGHALFDAVQWWGTAGGLHGLNPMPEKPGQRGKNLHGQYYEANPGHAAELDKSLDEATRTRWLALAGELGLTAAEKLAQASTRGDFIQAAFAAAAR, encoded by the coding sequence ATGAGAATACTGACCCTTGCTCTGCTCCTTGCCACCAGCCTCCAGGCGGCTGATCTGGAAACCGATGTCTGCATTTACGGTGCCACCCCCGGCGGTGTGGCCGCAGCCGTCTCCGCCGCCCGCTCCGGTAGCGAGGTGATTTTGATCGAGCCCACGGCCCGCATCGGCGGCCTCCTGACCAGTGGTCTTTCCCACACAGATTTTCATTCTCTGGAATCCCTCACCGGCAGCTTCCTGGAATTCAGCCAGCAGGTGAAAGCTCACTACATCAAAACCTACGGCGCAGAGTCTGAGCAGGTGAAGGCCAGCTTTGAAGGCACCTTTGGCGAGCCGAAGGTGAATCTCCTCATCCTGGAGCAAATGCTCAAGGACCCCCGCATCACCATCCACCGGAGCACCGTTTTGACCTCGGTTCAGACCCAGGGTGAAAAAGTGGAAGCCGCTGAATTCAAAGCCGGTAATGAGACGCTCAAAGTCCAGGCCAAAGTCTTCATTGATGGCAGCTATGAAGGTGACCTCATGGCCAAAGCAGGGGTCAAATACCACGTCGGTCGCGAAGGCCAGGACCAGTATGGAGAGTCCCTGGCCCCTGAAAAAGGAGACAGCGAGCTGCAAGCCTACAACTTCCGCTTCTGCGCCACGGATGATCCCGCGAACGTTGTGCCCATCACCGCTCCGAAGGGTTATAAGCGCGAAGACTTCCTGCCCGTGCTGGACTTTTTGAAGCCGGGTGTCATTGACCGCGTTTTTGGTTATCCTTCGAAATGCATCGTCAAGGCCCAGACGCCGGCTCTTCCTAACAACAAGTATGACCTCAATGACGTCTCCCGTGGCCTCGTCCGCCTGTCCATGCCAGGGCACAATCTCGCCTGGCCGGAGGGGGATGAAGCCGCCCGCCAGGCCATCTTCGAAGAGCACGTACGCTACAACGTCGGCCTCCTCTATTTCCTCATCAATGATGAAGCCGTCCCCGCCCATATTCAGCAGCCTGCTAAAGCCTGGGGCTGGTGCAAAGACGAGTTCACCGAGACAGACCACCTGCCTCCCCAGCTCTACGTGCGCGAAGCCCGCCGCATGACCGGTCAGCACGTCTATGTGCAGCAGGACAGCGAGCATGCGAAAGACGATGCCCGCGCCAAGCTCTTCACTGCCTCCATCGCCATGGGGGATTATGGCAACAACTGCCATGGCACCTCTCATGAAGGTCCGCAGATCGGCGGAAAACATGGTGGCGAGCTCTACAACCCCGTCCCTCCGTACCAGATCCCTTACGGTGCTCTGCTGCCAAAGGAGCGCAGCAATCTCCTCGTTCCCGTCGCCGTGTCTTCCTCCCATGTCGGCTTCTGTGCGCTGCGTCTGGAGCCCATCTGGATGTCCCTGGGCCAGGCGGCAGGGCACGCCGCAGCCATGGCCGCCCAGTCCGGTCAGCCAGTCCAGGAAGTCTCCGTCCCCGCCCTCCAGGCTAAGCTGCACCAGGACAAATCCGCCACCATCTACGTGGCCGATGTCCTCCCTGGCCACGCCCTTTTCGATGCCGTCCAGTGGTGGGGCACCGCCGGCGGCCTGCATGGCCTCAATCCCATGCCTGAAAAGCCCGGCCAGCGCGGCAAAAACCTCCACGGCCAGTATTATGAGGCCAATCCAGGACATGCTGCTGAGCTGGACAAATCCCTTGATGAGGCCACTCGTACCCGCTGGCTCGCCCTGGCTGGGGAACTTGGCCTCACTGCGGCAGAAAAGCTGGCCCAGGCATCCACTCGCGGGGACTTCATCCAGGCCGCCTTCGCCGCCGCCGCCCGCTGA
- a CDS encoding thermonuclease family protein: MPLRDTLLNLAITAVLVLMVVLGGILLKESRPAPVPAVPVKVAGVPGETLPDEGGSPKQVEDKFLIFPRAALVESRANEADTLRIRIGNDEHIFVLYFVDALEANMNHPQRVAEQARYFGRTNERVITSTGTEAAAYVAELLKTRPFEVITRWERVPNTLRYYALIRFVREDGQRVYLMDLLLRKGYARLDGVDTLLPGDPRDLPTYLAELMDLSRKAREEKQGVWAKISP, from the coding sequence ATGCCACTCCGTGACACTCTGCTTAACCTCGCCATCACTGCGGTGCTGGTGCTGATGGTGGTACTGGGGGGCATTTTGCTCAAAGAAAGCCGCCCTGCTCCCGTGCCGGCGGTGCCGGTAAAGGTGGCCGGTGTACCTGGGGAAACCCTGCCGGATGAAGGCGGCAGCCCCAAGCAGGTAGAAGATAAATTCCTCATCTTCCCCCGTGCCGCCCTGGTGGAAAGCCGCGCCAATGAGGCGGATACCCTGCGCATCCGCATCGGCAATGATGAGCATATTTTTGTCCTGTATTTTGTGGATGCTCTGGAAGCCAACATGAACCACCCCCAACGTGTGGCGGAGCAGGCACGGTACTTTGGCCGGACCAACGAAAGAGTCATCACCTCCACGGGCACTGAGGCTGCCGCTTATGTGGCCGAGCTGCTTAAAACCCGGCCTTTCGAGGTCATCACCCGCTGGGAACGGGTGCCCAATACCCTCCGTTACTATGCCCTCATCCGCTTTGTCAGGGAGGACGGGCAGCGTGTGTATCTCATGGATCTGCTTCTGCGCAAAGGCTATGCAAGACTGGACGGGGTGGATACCCTCCTGCCTGGGGATCCCCGTGACCTGCCGACTTACCTCGCGGAACTCATGGACCTCAGCCGCAAGGCACGAGAGGAAAAACAAGGCGTGTGGGCGAAGATATCCCCGTGA
- the pyrE gene encoding orotate phosphoribosyltransferase, with product MSLESDRAELAEILRSKSVKTGKFTLASGKESDLYVDCRVTTLDSRGAVLVGRVLHDLLRKEEAAKGLSIGSLGGLTMGADPITLAVAMTSSMAGDAKVIQAFNVRKEPKGHGRGKRIEGNFDPSQPVVVVDDVITTGDSTLKAIQAIEEEGGKVAFALILVDRQEGGRQNIEGKGYPVVAAYTRADLV from the coding sequence ATGTCCCTTGAATCCGACCGTGCTGAACTCGCCGAAATCCTCCGTAGCAAATCCGTAAAGACGGGCAAATTCACCCTCGCCTCAGGCAAGGAAAGCGATCTTTACGTGGATTGCCGGGTGACCACGCTGGATTCCCGCGGGGCGGTGCTCGTGGGCCGGGTGCTGCATGATCTGCTGCGCAAGGAAGAAGCGGCCAAAGGACTCAGCATCGGCTCCCTGGGTGGGCTGACGATGGGGGCGGACCCCATTACCCTTGCGGTGGCCATGACCTCCAGCATGGCTGGCGATGCCAAAGTGATCCAGGCCTTCAATGTGCGCAAAGAGCCCAAAGGCCATGGACGTGGCAAGCGTATTGAGGGGAATTTTGACCCGTCTCAGCCCGTGGTGGTTGTGGATGATGTCATCACTACCGGGGACTCCACGCTGAAGGCCATCCAGGCCATTGAGGAAGAAGGTGGCAAGGTCGCCTTCGCACTCATCCTGGTGGATCGTCAGGAAGGCGGCCGCCAGAATATTGAAGGCAAGGGTTATCCGGTGGTGGCCGCTTATACCCGCGCTGACCTGGTCTGA